One segment of Streptomyces bathyalis DNA contains the following:
- the glgB gene encoding 1,4-alpha-glucan branching protein GlgB translates to MPPAENARPPRRDGSGLGAAAHRAAATPALTGEDRARLLAGAHPDPHAHLGPRSVPGGAVRFRALRPYARSVTVVVPDGDGERRAELLDEGDGFFAGEMAVPGDSDGRGGPDGGRIPEYELLVRYGQRPGEDETRVVDPYGFPPAVGELDLRLFSEGRHEALWRMLGARTMTHCGVTGTRFTVWAPNARGVRVAGDFNRWDPTASPMRSLGPSGVWELFLPHVGEGALYKFDVVRDDGSRELHADPMARATEVPPATASVVHTSTFRWSDGDWLDRRAAGRPHAAPLSVYEVHLPSWHPGLTYRELAVLLPAYVKDLGFTHVELMPCAEHPFGGSWGYQVTGFYAPTSRLGSPDDFKYLVDSLHRAGIGVLMDWVPAHFPKDEWGLARFDGSSLYEHPDPSRAEHPDWGTLEFDFGRREVRDFLVGSAVHWCEEFHIDGLRVDAVASMLYLDYSRGPGEWTPNSRGGRENPDAVALLQEMNAALHRRCPGVITAAEESTTWDGVTRPTDQVGEAGFGGLGFDFKWNMGWMHDSLGYMRLEPGERTYRGGQLARAMSYAYSENFILPVSHDEVVHGKGSLVRKMPGDARQQRADHRAFLGFMWAHPGKQLLFMGQEFAQDTEWSEEHGPDWRLLDFPSPGEEGHRGVRDLVRDLNARYTSTPALWQLDTDPAGFAWVADGTSGAAGLGGESVFAFLRFDAGRDPLLAVSNFSSVPVDSYRLGVPDTDGDGWREVLNTDDARYGGSGTDNPGTLKSEAHQAHGYPASITPVLPALSTLWFRPA, encoded by the coding sequence ATGCCGCCCGCCGAGAATGCACGCCCTCCGCGGCGGGACGGCTCCGGCTTGGGCGCCGCAGCGCACCGCGCCGCGGCGACCCCGGCCCTGACCGGCGAGGACCGGGCCCGGCTCCTGGCCGGCGCGCACCCCGATCCGCACGCCCACCTGGGCCCCCGCTCCGTTCCCGGCGGTGCGGTCCGCTTCCGCGCGCTTCGCCCGTACGCGCGCTCCGTGACCGTCGTCGTCCCGGACGGCGACGGCGAACGCCGGGCCGAACTGCTCGACGAGGGCGACGGGTTCTTCGCCGGCGAGATGGCGGTTCCAGGCGACTCCGACGGCCGCGGCGGTCCGGACGGCGGCCGTATCCCCGAGTACGAGCTGCTGGTGCGGTACGGGCAGCGGCCCGGCGAGGACGAGACCCGCGTCGTCGATCCGTACGGATTCCCGCCCGCCGTGGGCGAGTTGGACCTCCGGCTCTTCTCCGAAGGCAGACATGAGGCGCTGTGGAGGATGCTCGGCGCCCGCACCATGACGCACTGCGGCGTGACCGGGACGCGGTTCACCGTGTGGGCGCCGAACGCGCGTGGCGTCCGCGTCGCCGGGGACTTCAACCGCTGGGACCCCACGGCGTCGCCGATGCGTTCGCTCGGCCCCTCAGGCGTGTGGGAGCTGTTCCTTCCCCACGTCGGTGAAGGCGCCCTGTACAAGTTCGACGTCGTACGGGACGACGGCTCACGCGAGCTGCACGCCGATCCGATGGCCCGTGCCACCGAGGTTCCGCCCGCCACGGCCTCGGTCGTCCACACCTCCACGTTCAGATGGAGCGACGGGGACTGGCTCGACCGCCGCGCCGCGGGCCGTCCGCATGCGGCGCCCCTGTCCGTCTACGAGGTCCATCTGCCCTCCTGGCACCCGGGACTGACCTACCGCGAGCTCGCCGTGCTGCTCCCCGCGTACGTGAAGGATCTGGGCTTCACGCACGTCGAGTTGATGCCGTGCGCGGAGCATCCGTTCGGCGGCTCGTGGGGCTACCAGGTCACCGGCTTCTACGCGCCGACCTCGCGCCTCGGGAGCCCGGACGACTTCAAGTACCTGGTCGACTCGCTGCACCGCGCGGGGATCGGGGTGCTCATGGACTGGGTGCCCGCGCACTTCCCCAAGGACGAGTGGGGGCTCGCACGCTTCGACGGCTCCTCGCTGTACGAGCACCCGGATCCGTCGCGGGCCGAGCATCCCGACTGGGGGACGCTGGAGTTCGACTTCGGGCGGCGCGAGGTGCGCGACTTCCTCGTCGGCAGCGCGGTCCACTGGTGCGAGGAGTTCCACATCGACGGTCTCCGCGTGGACGCCGTCGCCTCGATGCTCTACCTGGACTACTCGCGCGGGCCGGGCGAGTGGACGCCCAACTCCCGCGGCGGGCGCGAGAATCCGGACGCGGTCGCCCTGTTGCAGGAGATGAACGCCGCGCTCCACCGACGCTGCCCGGGAGTCATCACGGCGGCCGAGGAGTCCACGACCTGGGACGGGGTGACGCGCCCCACGGACCAGGTGGGCGAGGCCGGCTTCGGCGGCCTCGGCTTCGACTTCAAGTGGAACATGGGCTGGATGCACGACTCCCTCGGGTACATGCGGCTGGAGCCCGGTGAACGCACGTACCGGGGCGGCCAGTTGGCACGCGCCATGAGTTACGCCTACTCCGAGAACTTCATCCTGCCCGTGTCGCACGACGAGGTCGTGCACGGCAAGGGTTCGCTGGTGAGGAAGATGCCCGGCGACGCCCGGCAGCAGCGGGCGGACCACCGGGCGTTCCTCGGCTTCATGTGGGCGCACCCGGGCAAGCAACTGCTCTTCATGGGGCAGGAGTTCGCACAGGACACGGAGTGGTCCGAGGAACACGGCCCCGACTGGCGGCTGCTCGACTTCCCTTCACCCGGGGAGGAAGGGCACCGCGGCGTCCGGGACCTGGTGCGCGACCTCAACGCCCGCTACACGAGCACACCCGCACTGTGGCAGCTCGACACCGACCCGGCGGGCTTCGCCTGGGTCGCGGACGGCACCAGCGGCGCGGCCGGCCTGGGCGGTGAGAGCGTCTTCGCCTTCCTGCGATTCGACGCGGGAAGGGATCCGCTCCTGGCGGTGAGCAACTTCTCCTCCGTACCGGTGGATTCGTACCGGCTCGGCGTGCCGGACACGGACGGTGACGGCTGGCGCGAGGTCCTGAACACGGACGACGCGCGCTACGGCGGCAGCGGCACGGACAACCCCGGGACGCTGAAGTCCGAGGCGCACCAGGCTCACGGGTACCCCGCGTCGATCACGCCGGTGCTGCCCGCGCTCTCGACGCTCTGGTTCCGTCCCGCCTGA
- the treS gene encoding maltose alpha-D-glucosyltransferase → MTTVNLPVHDTFEDTPAQDRDPEWFKRAVFYEVLVRSFHDSNGDGIGDLKGLTAKLDYLQWLGVDCLWLPPFFKSPLRDGGYDVSDYTSVLPEFGDLADFVEFTDSAHQRGMRVIIDMVMNHTSDQHPWFQESRHHPDGPYGDYYVWDDEDTRYADARIIFVDTEASNWTFDPVRKQYFFHRFFSHQPDLNYENPAVQEEMISALRFWLDLGVDGFRLDAVPYLYAEEGTNCENLPRSHGFLKRVRAEIDAHYPDTVLLAEANQWPEDVVDYFGDYEKGGDECHMAFHFPVMPRIFMAVRRESRYPVSEILAKTPQIPSGCQWGIFLRNHDELTLEMVTDEERDYMYAEYAKDPRMRANIGIRRRLATLLDNDRDQIELFTALLLSLPGSPILYYGDEIGMGDNIWLGDRDAVRTPMQWTPDRNAGFSSCDPGRLFLPTIMDPVHGYQVTNVEAAMTSPSSLLHWTRRMVEIRKQNPAFGLGTYTELSSSNPAVLAFLREVRLPDGGDDLVMCVNNFSRFPQPTELDLQFFNGRVPEELIGGVRFPPIGELPYLLTLGGHGFYWFRLRRQT, encoded by the coding sequence ATGACGACCGTGAACCTACCCGTGCACGACACGTTCGAGGACACGCCCGCCCAGGACCGCGACCCGGAGTGGTTCAAGCGGGCCGTCTTCTACGAAGTGCTCGTCCGCTCCTTCCACGACAGCAACGGCGACGGCATCGGAGACCTCAAGGGGCTCACCGCGAAGCTCGACTATCTCCAGTGGCTAGGCGTCGACTGCCTGTGGCTGCCCCCGTTCTTCAAGTCGCCGCTGCGCGACGGGGGTTACGACGTCTCCGACTACACCTCCGTGCTGCCGGAGTTCGGGGACCTGGCGGACTTCGTGGAGTTCACCGACTCGGCGCACCAGCGCGGCATGCGCGTCATCATCGACATGGTCATGAACCACACCAGTGACCAGCACCCGTGGTTCCAGGAGTCCCGGCACCACCCCGACGGGCCCTACGGCGACTACTACGTCTGGGACGACGAGGACACCCGCTACGCCGACGCGCGGATCATCTTCGTCGACACCGAGGCGTCCAACTGGACGTTCGACCCGGTGCGCAAGCAGTACTTCTTCCACCGCTTCTTCTCCCACCAGCCGGATCTGAACTACGAGAACCCGGCCGTTCAGGAGGAGATGATCTCCGCACTGCGCTTCTGGCTGGACCTGGGCGTGGACGGCTTCCGGCTGGACGCCGTGCCCTACCTGTACGCGGAGGAGGGCACCAACTGCGAGAACCTGCCCCGCTCGCACGGCTTCCTCAAGCGGGTGCGCGCCGAGATCGACGCCCACTACCCCGACACCGTGCTGCTCGCCGAGGCCAACCAGTGGCCGGAGGACGTCGTCGACTACTTCGGCGACTACGAAAAGGGCGGCGACGAGTGCCACATGGCCTTCCACTTCCCAGTCATGCCGCGCATCTTCATGGCGGTGCGCCGCGAATCGCGCTACCCCGTCTCGGAGATCCTCGCCAAGACGCCGCAGATCCCCTCCGGCTGCCAGTGGGGGATCTTCCTGCGCAACCACGACGAGCTGACGCTGGAGATGGTCACCGACGAGGAGCGCGACTACATGTACGCGGAGTACGCCAAGGACCCGCGCATGCGCGCCAACATCGGCATCCGCCGCCGCCTCGCCACGCTGCTGGACAACGACCGCGACCAGATCGAGCTGTTCACCGCTCTGCTCCTGTCGCTCCCCGGTTCGCCGATCCTCTACTACGGCGACGAGATCGGCATGGGCGACAACATCTGGCTCGGTGACAGGGACGCCGTACGTACGCCCATGCAGTGGACGCCGGACCGCAACGCGGGCTTCTCCTCCTGCGACCCGGGGCGGCTCTTCCTCCCCACGATCATGGACCCGGTCCACGGCTACCAGGTCACCAATGTCGAGGCGGCGATGACTTCGCCGAGCTCCCTTCTGCACTGGACGCGGCGGATGGTGGAGATCCGCAAGCAGAATCCGGCCTTCGGGCTGGGCACGTACACCGAACTGTCCTCGTCCAACCCGGCCGTGCTGGCGTTCCTGCGCGAGGTGCGGCTGCCGGACGGCGGCGACGACCTGGTGATGTGCGTGAACAACTTCTCCCGCTTCCCCCAGCCGACCGAACTGGACCTGCAGTTCTTCAACGGCCGCGTACCGGAGGAACTCATCGGCGGTGTGCGCTTCCCGCCGATCGGCGAACTGCCGTATCTGCTGACGCTGGGCGGTCACGGCTTCTACTGGTTCCGCCTGCGCAGGCAGACCTGA
- a CDS encoding maltokinase N-terminal cap-like domain-containing protein, translated as MSESSLSRTALRTDAVPCAGELLGSLARPLAEWLPRQRWFAGKDRAIGGFGLLTATWLLPCDGPGEAPGLLHLLLRARHHGGDARSADCYQLLLGVRDAASPPPPELAAALIGRPDGGPLHGRVVYEALHDPLLAGHLLQRLGAPARVGPLRFRREPGTAVPMGLTPRPLAADQSNSSVVYGDRYILKLFRRVEPGINPDLELPLALARYGSGRVPAPTAWFEAEAASEITGTATAQPPGGGSSEESGRTAAPLTLGVLQPFLTGCRDGWQLALDALAERRDFTSEARGLGRATAEVHTGLAEALPVCVLGRDALERTAEAMTRRLEAAGRAVPELRPYRPGLRDAFRALAELGREGHTCPAQRVHGDLHLGQVLSGPGGRWSLIDFEGEPARPLPERRVPQPVVRDIAGMLRSFDYAACQRQPAEPRSASGPAGPGDDGFARRWAAANRDAFCAGYAEAAGTDPREEATLLRAYETDKTVYEVLYEARHRPTWLHVPMSAIRRLAAAPVHR; from the coding sequence ATGTCGGAAAGTTCCTTGTCCCGCACGGCCCTTCGGACGGACGCCGTCCCCTGCGCCGGCGAACTGCTCGGCTCCCTGGCCCGGCCGCTCGCCGAATGGCTGCCCCGGCAGCGCTGGTTCGCCGGCAAGGACCGCGCGATCGGCGGTTTCGGTCTTCTCACCGCGACCTGGCTGCTGCCCTGCGACGGCCCGGGAGAGGCGCCCGGCCTGCTCCATCTGCTGCTGCGGGCACGGCACCACGGCGGCGACGCGCGGTCCGCCGACTGCTACCAACTGCTGCTCGGGGTGCGGGACGCCGCCTCTCCCCCGCCGCCGGAACTCGCCGCAGCCCTCATCGGCCGCCCCGACGGCGGACCCCTGCACGGCCGCGTCGTCTACGAAGCGCTGCACGACCCTCTGCTCGCGGGGCATCTGCTGCAACGGCTCGGCGCCCCCGCGCGGGTCGGACCGCTGCGCTTCCGGCGCGAGCCGGGGACCGCCGTGCCGATGGGACTCACGCCTCGGCCGCTGGCGGCGGACCAGTCCAACTCCTCGGTGGTGTACGGCGATCGGTACATCCTCAAGCTGTTCCGCCGCGTCGAACCCGGGATCAATCCCGATCTGGAACTGCCCCTCGCGCTCGCCCGGTACGGCTCGGGGCGGGTTCCCGCGCCCACGGCCTGGTTCGAGGCGGAGGCCGCTTCGGAGATCACGGGGACGGCGACGGCGCAGCCCCCCGGCGGAGGTTCCAGCGAGGAGTCCGGCCGCACTGCTGCCCCGCTGACGCTCGGCGTGCTGCAGCCGTTCCTGACCGGTTGCCGCGACGGATGGCAGCTGGCCCTGGACGCCCTCGCCGAGCGGCGCGACTTCACCTCCGAGGCCCGCGGCCTCGGCCGCGCCACCGCCGAAGTGCACACCGGACTCGCCGAGGCGCTGCCCGTCTGCGTGCTCGGCCGTGACGCCCTGGAGCGCACGGCCGAGGCCATGACGCGGCGGCTGGAGGCCGCCGGGCGCGCGGTTCCCGAGCTGCGCCCCTACCGGCCGGGGCTTCGTGACGCGTTCCGCGCGCTCGCCGAACTGGGACGCGAGGGTCACACCTGCCCCGCTCAGCGCGTACACGGTGATCTGCACCTGGGTCAGGTGCTCTCGGGGCCCGGAGGCCGGTGGTCGCTCATCGACTTCGAGGGAGAGCCGGCCCGGCCGCTTCCGGAACGGCGCGTGCCGCAGCCGGTCGTGCGCGACATCGCGGGGATGCTGCGTTCCTTCGACTACGCGGCGTGCCAGCGGCAGCCCGCGGAGCCGCGCTCCGCGTCGGGCCCGGCCGGGCCCGGTGACGACGGCTTCGCCCGGCGGTGGGCCGCCGCCAACCGGGACGCCTTCTGCGCCGGTTACGCCGAGGCCGCCGGGACGGACCCGCGCGAGGAGGCCACGCTGCTGCGCGCGTACGAGACCGACAAGACGGTCTACGAAGTGCTTTACGAAGCCCGGCACCGGCCCACTTGGCTGCACGTACCGATGTCCGCGATCCGCCGCCTCGCGGCCGCGCCCGTGCACCGGTAG
- a CDS encoding cation:dicarboxylate symporter family transporter, translated as MSQQTPPPTPTAPPERTRRDRTHYLYLAVIGAVVLGVTFGLIAPDAAKELKPLGEGFVALITMMISPVIFVTIVLGVGSVRKAAKVGAVGGLALGYFLAMSLVALTIGLVVGNLLDPGSGLHLTEEARSAGAAEAKGASEGTAEFLIGIIPTTMVSAFTEGEVLQTLLIALFVGFALQAMGPSGEPILRGIGHIQRLVFRVLAMVMWAAPVGAFGAMAAVVGETGLDALKSLAIIMFGFYATCVVFIFGVLGLLLKAVTGINILALFRYLAREFLLILSTSSSESALPRLIAKMEHMGVSRPVVGITVPTGYSFNLDGTMIYLTMASIFVAEAMGDPLTIGQQISLLIFMFVASKGAAGVTGAGLATLAGGLQSHRPELLDGVGLIVGIDRFMSEARALTNFAGNSVATVLVGTWTKEIDRTRVQKVLSGELPFDESSLLDTGTTDGRGGADGDADVPGARSGDSSQSVSTTKSDS; from the coding sequence GTGTCCCAGCAGACACCGCCGCCCACGCCGACGGCGCCGCCGGAGCGGACGAGGCGGGACCGAACGCACTACCTGTACCTGGCCGTGATCGGCGCCGTCGTGCTCGGCGTGACCTTCGGCCTCATCGCGCCCGACGCGGCCAAGGAGCTGAAGCCGCTCGGTGAGGGCTTCGTCGCCCTCATCACCATGATGATCTCGCCGGTCATCTTCGTGACCATCGTGCTGGGCGTCGGCTCGGTCCGTAAGGCCGCGAAGGTCGGAGCCGTGGGCGGTCTCGCGCTCGGCTACTTCCTGGCGATGTCCCTGGTCGCCCTCACCATCGGCCTGGTCGTCGGGAACCTCCTCGACCCGGGCAGCGGTCTGCATCTGACCGAGGAGGCTCGCAGCGCCGGCGCCGCCGAGGCGAAGGGCGCGAGCGAGGGGACGGCCGAATTCCTCATCGGCATCATCCCCACCACGATGGTGTCGGCCTTCACCGAGGGCGAGGTCCTGCAGACGCTTCTCATCGCCCTGTTCGTGGGCTTCGCGCTGCAGGCGATGGGCCCCTCGGGCGAGCCGATCCTCCGCGGCATCGGACACATCCAGCGACTGGTCTTCCGCGTGCTGGCGATGGTCATGTGGGCGGCCCCGGTGGGCGCCTTCGGCGCCATGGCGGCGGTGGTCGGGGAGACCGGCCTCGACGCACTGAAGTCCCTGGCGATCATCATGTTCGGCTTCTACGCCACGTGTGTCGTCTTCATCTTCGGAGTGCTGGGGCTGCTGCTGAAGGCGGTCACGGGGATCAACATCCTCGCGCTGTTCAGGTACCTGGCCCGCGAGTTCCTGCTGATCCTCTCCACCTCCTCCTCCGAGTCCGCGCTGCCGCGGCTCATCGCGAAGATGGAGCACATGGGCGTCAGCAGGCCGGTCGTCGGCATCACGGTGCCGACCGGCTACTCCTTCAACCTCGACGGCACGATGATCTACCTGACGATGGCCTCGATCTTCGTCGCCGAGGCCATGGGCGACCCGCTCACGATCGGCCAGCAGATCTCCCTGCTGATCTTCATGTTCGTCGCGTCCAAGGGCGCCGCCGGAGTCACCGGTGCCGGACTGGCCACGCTCGCGGGCGGACTCCAGTCCCACAGGCCCGAACTGCTCGACGGCGTCGGCCTGATCGTCGGCATCGACCGCTTCATGAGCGAGGCCCGCGCCCTGACGAACTTCGCGGGCAACTCGGTGGCCACGGTCCTGGTCGGCACCTGGACCAAGGAGATCGACAGGACGCGGGTGCAGAAGGTCCTCTCGGGCGAGCTGCCGTTCGACGAGTCCTCGCTCCTGGACACCGGCACCACGGACGGCCGGGGTGGCGCGGACGGGGACGCGGATGTGCCCGGGGCCCGCTCCGGCGACTCCTCGCAGTCCGTCTCCACGACGAAGAGCGACAGCTGA
- a CDS encoding alpha-1,4-glucan--maltose-1-phosphate maltosyltransferase, translated as MIGRIPVLDVRPLVDCGRHPAKAVPGETFQVSATIFREGHDALGANVVLRDATGRRGPWTPMRELAPGTDRWAADITPDSEGRWTYAIEAWGDPITTWRHQARLKIPAGIDTEAVLEEGAILHERAAADVPRSEGRDCVAAVADALRTRSRGVAARLSAALTPQVTGVLERYPLRELVTSTRPLPLQVERERAQFGSWYEFFPRSEGARLPQEEGEPPVSGTFRTAAERLDAVAAMGFDVIYLPPVHPIGDNFRKGPNNALSAGPHDVGSPWAVGSAAGGHDALHPDLGTVEDFEYFVERARSLGLEVALDFALQCSPDHPWIKEHPEWFRHRPDGTIAHAENPPKKYQDIVPLAFDTDPDAYASLVRETVRLLRLWMGRGVRIFRVDNPHTKPVGFWEKVIGEINRCDPDVVFLAEAFTRPAMMHALARAGFQQSYTYFTWRNTKQELTEYLTELSGEAAAYMRPNFFVNTPDILHASLQEGGRPVFETRAVLAATLSPSWGMYAGYELCESKAVRPGSEEYLDSEKYQLRPRDWAAAEESGQTITPLIGQLNRLRRSHPALRGLRSLTFHHCDNEQVIAFSKHWTGQGQQGQQDTDAVIVVVSLDPARTQEATVTLEGDDLRRFGLTEAQADGRETFPVRDELTGRTYEWSTNNYVRLAPGVDFDGPPAAAHILTLGPDPGGV; from the coding sequence ATGATCGGTCGCATTCCCGTCCTCGACGTCCGGCCCCTCGTCGACTGCGGGCGCCACCCCGCCAAGGCCGTACCGGGCGAGACGTTCCAGGTCTCGGCCACCATCTTCCGCGAAGGGCACGACGCGCTCGGCGCCAACGTCGTGCTCCGTGACGCCACCGGCCGCCGCGGGCCCTGGACCCCGATGCGCGAACTCGCCCCCGGAACCGACCGCTGGGCGGCCGACATCACCCCCGACAGCGAGGGGAGATGGACCTACGCCATCGAGGCCTGGGGCGACCCCATCACCACCTGGAGACACCAGGCGAGGCTGAAGATCCCCGCCGGCATCGACACCGAAGCCGTGCTGGAGGAAGGCGCGATCCTGCACGAGCGGGCCGCCGCCGACGTCCCCAGGAGTGAGGGCAGGGACTGCGTCGCGGCCGTGGCGGACGCCCTGCGCACGCGGAGCCGCGGCGTCGCCGCACGCCTGTCGGCAGCGCTGACGCCGCAGGTGACGGGCGTGCTGGAGCGGTATCCGCTGCGCGAACTCGTCACCTCGACGCGTCCGCTTCCCCTTCAAGTCGAGCGCGAGCGCGCCCAGTTCGGGTCGTGGTACGAGTTCTTCCCGCGCTCCGAGGGCGCGCGGCTCCCGCAGGAGGAAGGCGAACCGCCCGTCTCCGGCACGTTCCGCACCGCGGCGGAACGGCTCGACGCGGTGGCGGCCATGGGGTTCGACGTCATCTACCTGCCGCCGGTGCATCCCATCGGCGACAACTTCCGCAAGGGGCCCAACAACGCGCTCTCCGCCGGGCCCCACGACGTGGGCTCGCCCTGGGCCGTGGGTTCGGCGGCCGGCGGCCACGACGCGCTGCACCCCGACCTTGGAACCGTGGAGGACTTCGAGTACTTCGTGGAGCGTGCCCGGTCCCTGGGCCTGGAGGTCGCGCTGGACTTCGCCCTGCAGTGCTCGCCGGACCATCCCTGGATCAAGGAGCATCCCGAGTGGTTCCGACACCGCCCGGACGGCACGATCGCGCACGCGGAGAACCCGCCGAAGAAGTACCAGGACATCGTTCCGCTCGCGTTCGACACGGACCCGGACGCCTACGCGTCGCTCGTCCGCGAGACCGTGCGCCTGCTCCGGCTGTGGATGGGCCGCGGCGTGCGCATCTTCCGCGTCGACAATCCGCACACCAAACCCGTGGGCTTCTGGGAGAAGGTCATCGGGGAGATCAACCGCTGCGATCCCGATGTCGTCTTCCTCGCCGAGGCGTTCACGCGTCCCGCGATGATGCACGCCCTCGCCAGGGCGGGCTTCCAGCAGTCCTACACGTACTTCACCTGGCGCAACACCAAGCAGGAGCTGACGGAGTATCTGACGGAACTCTCCGGCGAGGCCGCCGCGTACATGCGTCCGAACTTCTTCGTGAACACCCCCGACATCCTGCACGCGAGCCTCCAGGAGGGTGGCCGTCCCGTCTTCGAGACGAGGGCCGTGCTCGCGGCGACGCTCTCCCCTTCATGGGGCATGTACGCGGGCTACGAGCTGTGCGAGTCGAAGGCGGTGCGCCCCGGCAGCGAGGAGTACCTGGACTCGGAGAAGTACCAGCTGCGTCCGCGCGACTGGGCCGCCGCCGAGGAGTCCGGGCAGACGATCACGCCCCTGATCGGGCAGCTCAACCGGCTGCGGCGCAGCCATCCCGCTCTGCGCGGGCTGCGCTCGCTGACCTTCCACCACTGCGACAACGAGCAGGTCATCGCCTTCTCCAAGCACTGGACGGGGCAGGGGCAGCAGGGACAGCAGGACACGGACGCCGTCATCGTCGTGGTCAGTCTCGACCCGGCACGCACGCAGGAGGCGACGGTGACGCTGGAGGGAGACGACCTGCGCCGTTTCGGGCTCACCGAGGCACAGGCCGACGGGAGGGAGACCTTCCCGGTGCGGGACGAGCTCACCGGGAGGACGTACGAGTGGAGCACGAACAACTACGTGCGCCTGGCGCCGGGGGTCGACTTCGACGGTCCCCCCGCGGCGGCGCACATTCTCACGCTGGGGCCCGACCCGGGGGGTGTCTGA
- a CDS encoding ATP-binding protein, whose translation MRTPRTPRPPRSLAGQLFAMQVVLVAVVVAGCAVFGYVTDRMQAEESARHRSSATAGAIARSPSVREAIRTPRPSEELQPYAEKVRRDTGVTFVTIMNTEGIRWTHPNPERIGGRFVGHIGQAVKGRSFSETYTGTLGPSVRVVTPIWDDGRVVGLVSAGIAVDTITEQLRRQVILLLGVAAGALALGGIGTYVINARLRRHTHGMNAAELSRMHDYHQATLHAVREGLLMLDGQKRVALVNDGARELLGLRGVRNGSGDGGAEREDGGDEPEVLGRSVAELGLPRALTGALLASEPRVDEVHLTEDRVVVVNTSPVDGGEQRGTVVTLRDHTELQSLTGELDSVRGFAEALRSQAHESANRLHTVISLIELGRTDEAVEFATEELELAQALTDEVVAAVAEPVLAALLLGKAAQANERGVELSLSPDSHIDDGLLPASLPHRDVITVLGNLIDNAVDAAAGSPAGQGTSRVGVSVRGERDGTGSTALLLKVTDSGPGIAPDDIESVFERGWSTKGTKVPRTDGGSGPSAGYGERENGNGASGRGPRGLGLALVRQAVRRHGGTVDVGTTAQGGAEFAVRLPLPRDER comes from the coding sequence ATGCGCACTCCCCGTACACCCCGGCCTCCCCGCAGCCTGGCCGGCCAGCTCTTCGCGATGCAGGTCGTGCTGGTGGCGGTCGTCGTAGCGGGGTGCGCGGTCTTCGGATACGTCACGGACCGTATGCAGGCGGAGGAGTCGGCACGCCACCGCTCGTCGGCGACGGCCGGCGCGATCGCCCGCTCCCCGTCCGTACGGGAGGCGATCCGCACCCCCCGCCCGAGCGAGGAGCTGCAACCGTACGCGGAGAAGGTCCGCCGCGACACCGGTGTCACCTTCGTGACCATCATGAACACCGAGGGCATCCGCTGGACCCACCCGAATCCCGAGCGGATCGGGGGCCGCTTCGTCGGGCACATCGGCCAGGCGGTGAAGGGGCGCAGCTTCAGCGAGACCTACACCGGGACGCTCGGCCCGTCGGTGCGCGTGGTGACGCCGATCTGGGACGACGGCCGTGTGGTCGGGCTGGTCAGCGCGGGCATAGCCGTGGACACGATCACCGAGCAGCTGCGCCGTCAGGTCATACTGCTCCTCGGAGTGGCGGCGGGCGCGCTCGCACTCGGCGGGATCGGCACGTACGTGATCAACGCGCGGCTGAGGCGCCACACGCACGGCATGAACGCGGCGGAGCTGAGCCGCATGCACGACTACCACCAGGCGACGCTGCACGCGGTGCGCGAGGGACTGCTGATGCTGGACGGACAGAAGCGGGTCGCCCTCGTCAACGACGGTGCGCGGGAGCTGCTCGGGCTGCGGGGCGTGCGGAACGGCTCGGGTGACGGCGGGGCCGAGCGCGAAGACGGCGGCGACGAGCCCGAGGTGCTGGGCCGCAGCGTGGCGGAACTCGGTCTGCCCAGAGCGCTGACGGGCGCACTGCTCGCCTCGGAGCCCCGCGTGGACGAAGTGCACCTCACCGAGGACCGCGTGGTCGTCGTCAACACCTCACCGGTGGACGGCGGTGAGCAGCGGGGCACGGTCGTGACCCTGCGGGATCACACCGAACTGCAGTCGCTGACTGGCGAGTTGGACTCGGTGCGCGGCTTCGCGGAAGCCTTGAGGTCGCAGGCGCACGAGTCCGCGAACCGGCTGCACACCGTCATCTCCCTGATCGAGCTGGGCCGTACGGACGAGGCCGTGGAGTTCGCCACCGAGGAGCTGGAGCTGGCGCAGGCCCTCACGGACGAGGTGGTCGCGGCCGTCGCGGAACCGGTGCTGGCAGCGCTGCTGCTCGGCAAGGCGGCGCAGGCGAACGAACGCGGCGTCGAACTGTCGCTGAGCCCCGACAGCCACATCGACGACGGTCTGCTGCCGGCCAGCCTCCCGCACCGCGACGTGATCACCGTGCTGGGGAATCTGATCGACAACGCGGTCGACGCGGCCGCCGGTTCGCCCGCGGGGCAGGGCACGTCCCGCGTGGGCGTCAGCGTGCGCGGCGAGCGCGACGGGACGGGCAGCACGGCACTGCTGCTGAAGGTCACCGACAGCGGACCCGGCATCGCTCCGGACGACATCGAGTCGGTCTTCGAACGCGGCTGGTCCACCAAGGGCACGAAAGTGCCGCGGACGGACGGCGGTTCAGGGCCCTCCGCCGGGTACGGCGAACGGGAGAACGGCAACGGCGCGAGCGGCCGGGGCCCACGCGGCCTCGGTCTGGCCCTCGTGCGGCAGGCGGTGCGACGTCACGGCGGCACCGTGGATGTGGGGACGACCGCGCAGGGCGGCGCGGAGTTCGCGGTGCGGCTCCCTCTACCGCGGGACGAGCGGTGA